Proteins from a genomic interval of Pelotomaculum isophthalicicum JI:
- a CDS encoding Hpt domain-containing protein — translation MNNEPGQKIIAHVDRDLADIVPDFLENRQKDCKLVLDALEKGDYETIRILGHSMKGVGGGYGFDTITDLGASIEQAAKDKNKVEIHNLINKLMVYLDRVEVVYMD, via the coding sequence ATGAATAACGAACCTGGACAAAAAATTATTGCGCATGTGGATAGAGATCTTGCTGATATTGTACCAGACTTTCTGGAAAATAGGCAAAAAGATTGCAAATTAGTGCTGGATGCTTTGGAAAAGGGCGATTATGAAACTATCCGGATTTTAGGTCATAGTATGAAAGGAGTCGGAGGTGGCTACGGTTTCGACACTATCACTGATTTAGGCGCCTCCATCGAACAAGCGGCAAAAGATAAGAATAAGGTGGAAATACATAATTTAATCAATAAATTGATGGTTTACCTTGATAGAGTGGAAGTTGTTTACATGGATTAA
- a CDS encoding SIR2 family protein: protein MKTVYIFGAGASAAEGAPVLRDFLKIAYQFFKEEHYSTELDIVWEFLEHFYGHETTINHSNELEKFPGLEETFNIVDWSLLQNQAFSIRFPRPRLHELKTALVKLISMTLDKSLPSYNGMHQAFVSEVIRGGEDIPTFISLNYDIVLDNAIRSTGYELEYGFYGNHLNHMDCCKKIPLYKLHGSLNWSFCPLCGEISEHNEKVAHLLFKDKYSITCLNCGSDSSQAIIIAPTLYKSYNISRLQNVWDCAGKSISLSDRLIFVGYSLAPADTSIIATVKRALNTINKNREIIVINPSEQACSRYRKIFGENCRVLCQKFTGEQV from the coding sequence GTGAAAACTGTATACATATTTGGAGCGGGAGCGTCGGCAGCGGAAGGTGCGCCGGTGCTGCGTGATTTTTTAAAAATAGCTTATCAGTTTTTTAAGGAAGAGCATTATAGTACTGAGCTGGATATCGTTTGGGAGTTTCTTGAGCATTTCTATGGCCACGAGACAACAATAAACCATTCTAATGAGCTTGAGAAGTTTCCGGGATTAGAAGAAACATTCAATATTGTTGATTGGTCTTTGCTGCAAAACCAGGCATTTTCGATCAGATTCCCGAGGCCACGATTGCATGAATTGAAAACGGCTTTGGTAAAATTGATCAGCATGACGCTTGACAAGTCACTTCCTTCATATAACGGTATGCATCAAGCTTTTGTGTCCGAAGTTATCAGGGGTGGGGAAGATATTCCAACTTTTATATCTTTGAATTACGATATTGTTTTAGATAATGCCATCCGTTCCACCGGTTATGAACTGGAATATGGTTTCTATGGCAACCATCTAAATCATATGGATTGTTGCAAGAAAATTCCCCTTTATAAATTACACGGATCTCTGAACTGGTCATTTTGTCCGCTTTGCGGAGAAATATCCGAACATAATGAAAAAGTTGCGCACCTCCTCTTTAAAGATAAATATTCAATTACTTGCCTGAACTGTGGGAGCGATAGCTCTCAGGCAATTATTATAGCTCCTACTCTTTATAAATCTTATAATATCAGCAGATTGCAGAATGTTTGGGATTGCGCGGGCAAGTCCATAAGTTTGTCAGACCGGTTGATTTTTGTAGGGTATTCACTTGCTCCGGCGGACACATCAATAATTGCAACTGTCAAGAGAGCACTTAACACAATAAATAAAAATCGTGAAATAATAGTGATTAACCCAAGTGAACAGGCGTGTAGCCGGTACAGGAAAATCTTTGGGGAAAACTGCCGGGTATTGTGTCAAAAATTTACTGGAGAGCAAGTGTGA
- a CDS encoding PAS domain S-box protein yields the protein MNFLNISKIANITNSCSLGISCTGEIYYSPRCAEMLGYSLKQNEMHISMWKKMIHPDDKPAVMKAFNEHLEGHTTRLENEHRLLAGSGEWKWIIDRGEVIARDNYGKPLRMVGTIVDITERKKAEETLRESEERYCLLFNNSIDAVLLADPGGGVYAANPEACRIFERTEDELCQSGIDCIIDTTDPSYYAVLKEWNRTGKFKGELTLKRKNGAIFTGEISSAIFKDKNGHYKTSIFIRDITERKQFEKEMARLDRLNLVGEMAAGIGHEIRNPMTTVRGFLQMLEGKQDCSKYKKYFNLMISELDRTNTIITEFLSLAKNKTVELKPQNINHIIQALFPLIEADGMITDKNIEIETSEVPDIALNEKEIRQLILNLVRNGFEAMSPGGKLTIKTFRDGDEVVFAVQDQGGGIKTDILDKIGTPFLTTKDYGTGLGLAVCFSIASRHNATINFETSLCGTTFFVRFKM from the coding sequence ATAAACTTTCTAAACATTTCTAAAATAGCAAATATAACAAATAGTTGTTCACTCGGGATCAGTTGTACAGGGGAGATTTATTACAGTCCTCGCTGTGCTGAGATGCTTGGTTACTCTTTGAAGCAAAATGAAATGCATATCAGCATGTGGAAGAAAATGATTCACCCCGATGATAAGCCTGCCGTGATGAAAGCATTTAATGAACATTTGGAGGGACATACAACGCGTTTAGAAAACGAACACCGGCTGTTGGCCGGATCAGGCGAGTGGAAGTGGATAATTGATCGGGGGGAGGTTATAGCGAGGGATAATTACGGTAAGCCGCTGCGTATGGTTGGTACGATTGTTGATATAACAGAACGGAAGAAAGCAGAGGAGACGCTGCGGGAAAGTGAAGAACGTTATTGTCTGTTGTTTAATAACAGTATTGATGCAGTCCTGCTCGCCGATCCTGGTGGAGGCGTTTATGCTGCCAATCCTGAAGCGTGTCGTATTTTTGAAAGAACAGAAGATGAGCTCTGTCAGTCCGGTATAGATTGTATTATCGATACAACCGATCCAAGTTATTACGCCGTGTTGAAAGAGTGGAACCGTACGGGGAAATTTAAAGGTGAGCTTACTTTGAAGCGTAAAAATGGCGCTATATTTACCGGTGAGATTTCCAGTGCCATATTTAAAGATAAAAATGGTCATTATAAAACAAGTATATTCATTCGTGACATCACTGAACGAAAACAGTTCGAAAAAGAAATGGCCCGTCTGGACCGGTTGAACCTGGTAGGAGAAATGGCTGCCGGCATCGGCCACGAAATTAGGAATCCGATGACCACTGTGCGCGGATTTTTACAAATGCTTGAAGGAAAACAGGATTGCAGTAAGTATAAAAAATATTTTAATTTAATGATATCAGAACTGGACAGGACAAATACAATTATAACAGAGTTTCTCTCCTTGGCAAAAAATAAGACGGTTGAATTAAAGCCACAAAACATTAACCATATTATCCAGGCTTTATTCCCTTTAATCGAAGCTGACGGTATGATTACAGATAAAAATATTGAAATAGAGACTTCGGAAGTGCCTGATATTGCGCTGAACGAAAAGGAAATACGCCAGTTGATCCTCAACCTTGTGCGTAACGGATTCGAAGCAATGTCTCCCGGCGGTAAGTTGACGATTAAAACATTCAGGGATGGAGATGAGGTTGTCTTCGCCGTACAGGATCAGGGCGGTGGGATAAAAACGGATATTCTGGATAAAATAGGAACCCCTTTCCTTACTACAAAGGACTATGGGACAGGGTTGGGTCTTGCGGTTTGTTTCAGTATCGCCAGCCGGCATAACGCCACCATTAATTTTGAAACCAGCCTTTGCGGCACAACCTTTTTTGTCAGGTTTAAGATGTGA
- a CDS encoding sigma-54 interaction domain-containing protein yields MQGKFIHDTFKEILNTINDAVIAINKTSTVIVFNNEAEKITGLKAANMLGKPLSNIVCVPSPQVLQTVLETGSPSLNQQLLIGNLTAVANYIPLIDRQGKTTGAAAIITDVTSLSNLERQVIELKETRSLLEAILYATEDAITVVNEKGNGILINPAYTKITGLTEADVINKPASVAVTEGESMHLKVLQTRQLVRGVRLKMGPAKKEVVVNVAPIIMDGILRGSVGVIHDISEIMHLSEELANVKKLIRHLQAKYTFDDIIGESEPIKAAIAQARHASDTPATVLLRGESGTGKELFAHAIHNVSGRSKGPFVRVNCVAIAESLLESELFGYEEGAFTGATRGGKKGYFEDASDGTIFLDEIGDINLALQAKLLRVLQEKEIIRVGGTRPIPVNVRVIAATNANLEQRISEGTFREDLYYRLNVVPIFVPPLRVRKDDIPLLTAHLVKKLEHEYKRKISKISPAVFKIFMNYDWPGNIRELENFIGRTIIKMDKNEEIIQTRHVPEFLIKRSTTQLYNTISRFPKPATEGRQEENLSNILDMTEKNILLETLQKTNGNKTKAANLLGIAVRSLYYKMEKHGLA; encoded by the coding sequence ATGCAAGGAAAATTTATTCATGATACTTTTAAAGAAATTCTTAATACAATCAATGATGCCGTAATTGCGATAAATAAGACTTCTACGGTAATTGTTTTTAACAATGAAGCGGAAAAGATTACCGGCTTAAAGGCAGCCAATATGTTAGGCAAGCCGTTATCTAATATTGTCTGTGTCCCATCCCCGCAAGTATTACAGACAGTACTGGAAACGGGCAGCCCCTCGCTTAATCAACAATTACTAATTGGAAATCTTACCGCTGTCGCAAACTATATCCCGCTGATAGACCGGCAGGGAAAAACTACCGGCGCGGCAGCTATTATTACTGATGTCACCTCATTAAGCAATCTTGAGAGACAGGTTATTGAATTAAAAGAAACCAGATCCCTGCTGGAAGCCATCCTGTACGCAACTGAAGACGCAATAACAGTGGTCAACGAAAAAGGAAACGGTATTTTAATCAACCCCGCCTACACAAAAATCACCGGCCTCACTGAAGCGGACGTCATCAATAAACCTGCCTCGGTAGCGGTGACTGAAGGGGAAAGCATGCATTTGAAGGTGCTGCAAACAAGGCAACTGGTTCGCGGCGTCAGGCTTAAAATGGGTCCCGCGAAAAAAGAAGTCGTGGTAAACGTAGCCCCAATAATTATGGACGGAATACTCCGGGGAAGCGTCGGGGTAATACATGATATTTCAGAAATAATGCACCTGTCGGAGGAATTGGCTAATGTCAAAAAACTAATCAGGCATTTGCAGGCTAAATACACTTTTGACGACATAATTGGTGAAAGTGAGCCGATTAAGGCAGCCATAGCCCAGGCCAGGCACGCTTCCGACACTCCCGCTACCGTGCTTTTACGGGGAGAAAGCGGAACCGGGAAAGAATTATTCGCCCATGCCATTCATAATGTCAGCGGCAGGAGCAAGGGGCCTTTTGTCAGGGTCAATTGCGTGGCGATTGCCGAGTCATTGTTGGAAAGCGAGTTGTTCGGATACGAAGAAGGGGCTTTCACCGGAGCCACCCGGGGCGGTAAAAAGGGTTACTTTGAGGATGCAAGCGACGGCACAATTTTCCTTGATGAAATTGGTGATATTAACCTCGCTTTGCAGGCAAAACTTCTCAGAGTTTTACAAGAAAAAGAGATAATCAGGGTAGGCGGCACCAGGCCGATACCTGTGAACGTACGGGTAATCGCCGCCACCAACGCTAATCTGGAACAAAGGATCAGCGAAGGCACTTTCCGTGAAGATTTGTATTACCGGCTCAACGTTGTTCCGATTTTCGTGCCGCCGCTCAGGGTCCGAAAAGATGATATACCTTTATTAACCGCCCACCTGGTTAAAAAACTTGAACACGAATACAAACGAAAAATTTCTAAAATATCCCCGGCTGTTTTTAAAATATTTATGAATTACGATTGGCCGGGCAATATTAGAGAACTCGAAAACTTTATAGGCAGAACAATTATAAAAATGGATAAAAACGAGGAAATTATCCAAACGCGACATGTTCCTGAATTCCTTATTAAAAGATCTACAACGCAACTTTATAACACAATCAGCCGTTTTCCCAAACCGGCAACAGAAGGCCGCCAGGAAGAAAACCTCAGCAACATTTTGGATATGACCGAAAAAAACATTCTGCTGGAAACCCTGCAAAAGACTAACGGCAACAAAACAAAAGCCGCCAATTTGCTAGGTATTGCCGTCAGGAGTTTGTATTACAAAATGGAAAAACACGGGCTGGCTTAA
- a CDS encoding GNAT family N-acetyltransferase: protein MYKFLELNNLDSTYFKTVIECCREVFNYSIKEINSLISKLQANENEQVRAHIIYADCLGELVGFAIFYYFPKNQVGFIEALVVLENYRNQGIGSQLYGHMMDLLKKLYPQCAGHVLEICRQKENYQKRKSFFLKQGCIPIALDFFTMDPVVSKSGINILYHPYRLNQTFSLKTMEDIFREMAINLVHTITVPFRFRQRARKRLG, encoded by the coding sequence ATGTACAAGTTCCTTGAATTGAACAACCTTGATTCCACTTATTTTAAAACCGTCATCGAATGTTGCAGGGAAGTATTTAACTATTCTATTAAGGAAATTAATTCTCTGATCAGCAAACTTCAGGCCAATGAAAACGAACAGGTTAGAGCGCACATTATCTACGCGGACTGTTTGGGAGAACTGGTCGGATTCGCTATATTCTACTATTTTCCCAAAAATCAGGTTGGATTTATTGAAGCACTGGTCGTACTGGAGAACTATCGCAATCAGGGCATCGGCTCGCAACTGTACGGGCATATGATGGATTTATTAAAGAAGCTATACCCGCAATGCGCCGGGCATGTTCTGGAAATTTGCCGGCAAAAAGAAAATTACCAAAAAAGAAAATCCTTCTTTCTTAAACAGGGCTGCATTCCCATTGCGCTCGATTTCTTTACAATGGACCCGGTGGTAAGCAAATCGGGAATCAATATACTTTACCATCCATACCGGCTAAATCAAACATTTTCACTTAAGACTATGGAAGATATATTCCGCGAGATGGCAATAAACCTGGTGCACACAATCACAGTGCCTTTCCGTTTCCGGCAACGGGCCAGGAAACGACTGGGTTAA